Within the Sulfurimonas hongkongensis genome, the region ACTGACATCCGGAACAAACAAACCGTCACCCTGAACAAACAAACCGTCATCCTGAACAAACAAACCGTCATCCTGAACAAACAAACCGTCATCCTGAACAAACAAACCGTCATCCTGAACTTGATTCAGGATCTACCTTAATAATTGTTCAGAGCACTCAATTAATATTGACGCAGAAAATGTAGTAAACCAAGTTTACCCTACTTCAATTCTCCCCAGTTATCGCCAATATTTACATCAGCTTTTAGTGGTATATTTAACTCATAGATATCTTGCATAATCTCCTGAAATCTTTTTGCAAGAGACTCTGCCTCACTCTCTTTTACTTCAAAGATAAGCTCATCATGGATTTGCAGTAGCATCTTCGCTTCTAGCTTTTCATCTCTTATGACTTTTGCAATCTTGTTCATGGCAAGTTTTATGATATCTGCTGCACTTCCTTGAAAAACACTGTTTACTGACTCTCTCTCATATGCAGCTTTAAACATTGGAGTTGCATTTTCATAATCAAAATATCTTCTCCTACCAAGGAGCGTCTCTATATAACCTTTGGTTTTAGAAAGCTCTACAATGCTTCTAAAGTAACTCTTAACAGTAGAAAAAGACTCAAAATACTTCTCTATGATATCTTTTGCTTCTTTAGTTGTGATACCTAGCGTATCTGAGAGTTTTTTTTGTCCCATGCCATACAAAAGTCCAAAGTTTACAGTCTTTGCAACTCCTCTTTTACTCTTAGCTTCATCTTCCCCAAAAAGTACAACTGCTGTTTGATAGTGGATATCTTTATCTGCTTTAAATGAATCTACTAAGACCTTGTCTTGTGAGAAGTGAGCTAGAAGTCTAAGCTCGATTTGTGAGTAGTCTATGCCTATGAGTTTGTTTCCATCTGATGCCACAAAGGCCTCTCTGATTCTAAGACCTAACTGGCTTCTAGCTGGTATGTTTTGAAGATTTGGGTTTTTTGAGCTTAATCTTCCTGTTGCCGTTCCAGTTTGAATAAATGAAGTATGAACTCTACTATCTTCATGTTCTTTGCTTAGTTTTAAAAGTGGTTCTATGTAGGTTGAGAAGAGCTTATACACCTCTCTGTATTCCAGTAGCATCGGGATAATTTCATGAGCATCTTTTAATGATCTTAGAACTTTCTCATCCGTTGAGTAGCCAGTTTTTGTTTTTTTACCAGTCTTTAAGCCTAAGTGCTCAAAAAGTATAACTCCCAACTGTTTTGGAGAGTTTATATTAAACTCACTTCCCGCTTGAGTGTAGATACTTTTTGTAAGTCGAGCAAGTGTCTCTTTTATCTCAACTAAAAATTTCTCTAAAAATGAGCCATCAACTCTGATGCCAACTTGTTCCATATGCAAAAGTGTAGTTATAAAAGGGACTTCAACTTCCATAGACTCGGCTATAAGATGTTCGGCATCTTGGAGCTTTAGGCTCTGGTTAAAGAGATGAAAAAGTTTTAGAGTGATAAATGCATCTTCAGCAGCATAAAGAGTTGCATCTTCGAGTTCAACTGAGGCAAAAGTTTCGCCTTTTTTAACACTCTCTTTAAATGAAATCATTGTGTGACCTAACAGTTTATGTGAGAGTTTATCAAGGCTTAAAGCACTCTCAGGGTTTATAAGCCACGCTAGTATCATGCTATCTGCATAGACTTCAAATGTGTCTTCACTTAAGAGTTTAGATATAAAGTGCAGATCAAACTTGATGTTATGTCCAACTACTTTACTCTTAAAAATCTGCTTTATCGCATCTGCTGCATCTTCTTTGCTTACTTGAGCGGCCATGCCTAGGTAAGAGTGTGCAAAAGGTACATAAAAAGCCTCTTTATCATTAAAACAAAAACTAAAACCTACTATAGAGTCTTTGTTATATTCTAATCCTGTTGTCTCAGTATCAAAAGCCACTACAGTTTGAGGAGTAAGGGATTTTAAAACACTCTTTAACTCTTTTGCATCAGTTATAAGAGTGGCATGAAAGTCAAGCTTTTTGCTCTCTTTTTTATCATTTGCTAGCTTTGCATTTGCCTTTTTCTCTATCTCATCTGTAAGTATGTCTTTTGCTTTTAGGGCTCTTATTACAGCGTTTTGTTCATACTTTACAAGCTCATCATATATGTTTAAAAATGGATGCTCTACATCCATCTTATACTCTTCAAAGTCAAGCTCATCTAAGACATCATCACGAAGTGAGACTAACTCTTTTGACATAAATGCACTCTCTTTTGACTCTAATAGCTTTTTTTTGTTCGCCCCATTTATAAGATGCACATTTTCATAGATGGATTCAAGTGAGCCAAACTCTTTTAAAAGTTTCTCAGCTCCAACTTTTCCAATACCACGGACACCGGGAACATTATCTGCACTATCGCCCAAGATGGACTGATAATCTATAAACTGCTTTGGAGTTACACCATATTTAGAAAAACAAGCATCTTCATCCATAACTTTTTTCTTAATCGCATCTACAACTACAACTCTTCCATCATCTATAAGCTGGTACAAATCTTTGTCATGCGAGACTATGCGAACGGTGTAATCTCTCTCTCTTGCATGCTTTACAACTGTCGCTATGATATCATCTGCTTCAAAACCGCTATATCCTAGCGTTTTATAGCCCATTTTATCTATCCAATCTATAGCGATTGGGAGTTGCATTGCAAGCTCCTCTGGTGGAGCTTGACGGTTTGCTTTGTAATTTGAATCTATCTCATTTCTAAAAGTGTCACCCTTACTATCAATGGCAAAGATAAGATAATCACTATCGTGCTGTTTTTGCAAAGTTGAGATAAAGTTTGTAAAACCTGTTAAAAGCCCTGTAGGAAACCCATCTTTGTTCTTTAAGTGTTGTGGAAGTGCATAAAAACTACGAAAGAAAAAGCCAAAAGTGTCTATTACTGTTACAACTTTACTCATTTAGTTTTCTCTTCTTTTGCATATTCATACAAGGGTCCTTTTTTTAGATCTATTATATCAGTTTTTATAAAACACTACGCGATTTTTACCCATCTTTTTTGCTTCATACATAGCTCTGTCTGCAAACTTTAAAATCTCTTCAAGATTTTTTCCATCTCTTGGAATTATTGCCACTCCGATGCTAGCTCGCACTTGATGCTTAAACTCTTTTACGATGATAGGCTTATTTATCTCTTGTAATATTCTCTCAATAAGTGCATCAAAGTGAGCAAAATTATCTTCTCTTTTATCTTGACCTCTTACTAATATAACAAACTCATCTCCACCAATCCTCCCAGCTGCATCAAAGCTTCTGATGGACTCTAAGAGCCTGTTTGCAACGCTCTTTAAAACTTCATCACCATGGTCGTGCCCCTGAGTATCATTTATAGTTTTAAAGTCATCTAAGTCAACAAAAAGAAGTGCTGACTCAGTATTGTTTCTTTTTGCGTAGTTTATCTCTTGTGAAATTTTTTCATATATATTTTGTCGATTTGCAAGACCCGTTAAAGTATCATAAAAAGCAAGATGTTCTATCTCTTGGAGCTTTTTTTTCATAAGAGTTATATCTCTATCTATACCTCTATAACCTAGCAGGTTTCCCTTTTTATTAAAAAATGGGGCTCCTCTAGTTAATATATGTATTTCATTGTTATCTTTGTGTAAAAGAGTATGTTCAAGGTTTACTATTTTTTCTCCTTTGCTTGAGAGTTCAAAAAACTCTTTAGACACTCTTGTTGCTTCATCCTCATTCATAAAATCAAAAGGTTTTTTACCTATAACTTCGCTAGGTTCATATCCTAAAATCTTTTTGCATTGTGGACTTACATATCTGTAAGAAGCATTGATATCAATCTCCCAAATAAGGTCATCGCTACTCTCTACAAGTTGTTGAAATCTTTTCTCACTCTGTTCTATAAGCCTTGTTTTTTTTTCTTCATATCTCTTTAAAATAAAATACAAAAAAACTATAAAAGAGACTATAGCAAGAGTGCCCATTATGGCAGTTTGATATAGAGGTCTAATATGTAAACTATAGGGTTGCTCTACCACAAGCCCCCAATCTGTTCCTTTTATGGGAGTGTATGATGCGAGAGTTTTTTGGTTTTTATAATCATAGCCAATACCAACTCCGCTCTTTTTCTCTAAAGCATTTCTCATCGGAGTTGCAACGCTAAGATTGTTTATCTCAACCTTTGGTGGCTGTTTATCTGAGTAGGCTAAAAACTTTATATATTTGCCATCTTTGACTCCTAAAAGATACTCTAACCCAAGCTCTACTTGAATGATAGAATTGAAAGTTTTTTGTACTTGAAATATAGTTGCATTTGATGCTTTGTTATCAAAATCTTGCTTTTTCGAATATTTTTTATCAAATGTTGCAACATTTGATATCATGCTTGCCATGGAGTAGGTTTTTTCTAAAAGAAACTTTTTTTTATCTTCCATGAGTCTCTCAAAAAGATAGAAACTAAATAGCACCACAAGCAGCAAAATAGGAGTGACAATAACAAGTAGGATTTTTAAAAAATCAATGTTAAATTTTTTATTCATAACATCCTCCCTAGACAAATATTACTCTTATTTAAATATACAAAAACTTAATATCTAGAGATAGATTTTTCTTCTACTCCTAAGTGTGACACTCCGTAAGTGACTTCTTAGGGTTTACTATATAGTCGTATCCGTTATAAATAGTATATGCACCATACAAAATAACCGCTATTGATGCAAGGCTCATCATCATATTTCTAAAGCTTGTTGCACTAGTTAGCGTAGCTAAAAAGCCAAGTCCAAACATTGCAGGGATAGTGCTTAATCCAAAAATAGCCATAACTAAAGCACCATATAGTGGGCTTGCTGTACTTGCTGCTGTGATGGCAAAAAAGTAAACAAAACCACATGGCAAAAGTCCATTTAACATCCCTAAAACAAAAAAACTAAGATTTGATTTTGAGTTTAGAACTTTTTTAAAAGCTCTTTTATAAAGTGATGATGAGGAAAAAGAGTGCTCTATAAGTGTTAAAAATTTAATTTTGCCCATCAGAGAGAGACCCGCAAGCATCATGGCAATTCCTGCAAATATCAGCAAAGCTCCATTTGCATTGTTTGAAAAAGTCACAACCCCACCAAGGGCCCCAAACATAGCGCCAAGAATAGAGTAGGTAAAGACTCTACCAAGCGAGTATATAAGATGTGCAAAACTTTGTGAGACTTTAGAACTCTCTGGCTCTATTTTTATAGTAGAGTAGGCAAGAACTATTCCACCACACATTCCGATGCAGTGTCCAAAGGAACCTAAAAAAGCGATACTAATAATGGTTAAAATATTTACAGTTTCCATAAGCTTTAGTTATTTTCCTAAGAGTTTTTTTCTAATGTGAGGATTGTTAAGAGTCTCTCCTCTTAACATTCTTAGTCGCATTGTATCAAAATCTACACTACCCTCTACTTTTTTCTCATAAGCCCCAAATCCATATCCCATAGGAGTCTCATCAGTTAGTGAGTAAAAAGCGAGCCTAGCATCTATATACTTTTTCGTATCTCTACTCATTACCCAGATTACAGCTTCATCTTTAAATGGCTTATCTTCAAGCCACTTTACAAAACCACCATGATCATGAAAAAACCAAGTTTTTCCACTAGGCGAGATAACTTGTGAGACATCTCTTAAGTCATCAATAACCATTCCACAATCACTATCTTGATATCTATTTACAACAAGTTTATATGGAAGTTTTTTAAAATTTTGCTCCTTTATAACTACCATCTGATTTTTAGATGCAACTAGTAGAAATACACTGACGATAAGAGCGACTAAAGTAAAAACAACTATAAAAGGGATAAGTTTTTTTATCATATATCAAAATCTCCAAAATTGTATAAACCAAACAAATAACTAAAATTCTTTTAAAAACCAAATATAAAAATCATAAATATCTAAATAAAAACTATATATTGCATCTTTTATCTATCTAAAAATAAGGATTTGAAATTATATCAACTATGCCATGAGATAGATATTAAAATTAGCCTTACGCAAAGGGATGACAAGCTTCCACTGTAT harbors:
- a CDS encoding sulfite exporter TauE/SafE family protein gives rise to the protein METVNILTIISIAFLGSFGHCIGMCGGIVLAYSTIKIEPESSKVSQSFAHLIYSLGRVFTYSILGAMFGALGGVVTFSNNANGALLIFAGIAMMLAGLSLMGKIKFLTLIEHSFSSSSLYKRAFKKVLNSKSNLSFFVLGMLNGLLPCGFVYFFAITAASTASPLYGALVMAIFGLSTIPAMFGLGFLATLTSATSFRNMMMSLASIAVILYGAYTIYNGYDYIVNPKKSLTECHT
- the polA gene encoding DNA polymerase I, with product MSKVVTVIDTFGFFFRSFYALPQHLKNKDGFPTGLLTGFTNFISTLQKQHDSDYLIFAIDSKGDTFRNEIDSNYKANRQAPPEELAMQLPIAIDWIDKMGYKTLGYSGFEADDIIATVVKHARERDYTVRIVSHDKDLYQLIDDGRVVVVDAIKKKVMDEDACFSKYGVTPKQFIDYQSILGDSADNVPGVRGIGKVGAEKLLKEFGSLESIYENVHLINGANKKKLLESKESAFMSKELVSLRDDVLDELDFEEYKMDVEHPFLNIYDELVKYEQNAVIRALKAKDILTDEIEKKANAKLANDKKESKKLDFHATLITDAKELKSVLKSLTPQTVVAFDTETTGLEYNKDSIVGFSFCFNDKEAFYVPFAHSYLGMAAQVSKEDAADAIKQIFKSKVVGHNIKFDLHFISKLLSEDTFEVYADSMILAWLINPESALSLDKLSHKLLGHTMISFKESVKKGETFASVELEDATLYAAEDAFITLKLFHLFNQSLKLQDAEHLIAESMEVEVPFITTLLHMEQVGIRVDGSFLEKFLVEIKETLARLTKSIYTQAGSEFNINSPKQLGVILFEHLGLKTGKKTKTGYSTDEKVLRSLKDAHEIIPMLLEYREVYKLFSTYIEPLLKLSKEHEDSRVHTSFIQTGTATGRLSSKNPNLQNIPARSQLGLRIREAFVASDGNKLIGIDYSQIELRLLAHFSQDKVLVDSFKADKDIHYQTAVVLFGEDEAKSKRGVAKTVNFGLLYGMGQKKLSDTLGITTKEAKDIIEKYFESFSTVKSYFRSIVELSKTKGYIETLLGRRRYFDYENATPMFKAAYERESVNSVFQGSAADIIKLAMNKIAKVIRDEKLEAKMLLQIHDELIFEVKESEAESLAKRFQEIMQDIYELNIPLKADVNIGDNWGELK
- a CDS encoding diguanylate cyclase — translated: MNKKFNIDFLKILLVIVTPILLLVVLFSFYLFERLMEDKKKFLLEKTYSMASMISNVATFDKKYSKKQDFDNKASNATIFQVQKTFNSIIQVELGLEYLLGVKDGKYIKFLAYSDKQPPKVEINNLSVATPMRNALEKKSGVGIGYDYKNQKTLASYTPIKGTDWGLVVEQPYSLHIRPLYQTAIMGTLAIVSFIVFLYFILKRYEEKKTRLIEQSEKRFQQLVESSDDLIWEIDINASYRYVSPQCKKILGYEPSEVIGKKPFDFMNEDEATRVSKEFFELSSKGEKIVNLEHTLLHKDNNEIHILTRGAPFFNKKGNLLGYRGIDRDITLMKKKLQEIEHLAFYDTLTGLANRQNIYEKISQEINYAKRNNTESALLFVDLDDFKTINDTQGHDHGDEVLKSVANRLLESIRSFDAAGRIGGDEFVILVRGQDKREDNFAHFDALIERILQEINKPIIVKEFKHQVRASIGVAIIPRDGKNLEEILKFADRAMYEAKKMGKNRVVFYKN